From Halostella salina, one genomic window encodes:
- the rio1 gene encoding serine/threonine-protein kinase Rio1 translates to MTGEFELVDRENADAPGDEWAELDVSDTEADRIARRRDREFDEFRKKIKNSERFKVEASVFDDATFAALYKLVQDGYVDALGGPVSTGKEANVYAALGGDGEVAIKVYRISASNFRDMRDYLTGDPRIEELGGDKKRVVLAWTKKEFANLKRAQAAGVRVPEPIAVERNALVMEFLGHDGERAKRLGEVHVENPETAYEVLREYVRRLYDAGLVHGDLSEYNVVVYDGHLVVIDVGQAVTIHHPNAEDFLERDCENVAAFFARQGLDVTGDDLLSYVRENADPREN, encoded by the coding sequence ATGACCGGGGAGTTCGAGCTGGTCGACCGGGAGAACGCCGACGCCCCGGGCGACGAGTGGGCGGAACTCGACGTGTCGGACACGGAGGCCGACCGCATCGCCCGCCGGCGGGACCGCGAGTTCGACGAGTTCCGGAAGAAGATCAAGAACAGCGAGCGGTTCAAGGTGGAGGCGTCGGTGTTCGACGACGCCACCTTCGCCGCGCTGTACAAGCTGGTGCAGGACGGCTACGTCGACGCGCTCGGCGGGCCCGTCTCCACGGGCAAGGAGGCCAACGTGTACGCGGCGCTGGGCGGCGACGGCGAGGTGGCGATCAAGGTGTACCGGATCAGCGCGAGCAACTTCCGGGACATGCGGGACTACCTCACCGGCGACCCCCGGATCGAGGAGCTGGGCGGCGACAAGAAGCGGGTCGTCCTCGCGTGGACGAAAAAGGAGTTCGCCAACCTCAAGCGGGCGCAGGCCGCGGGCGTCCGCGTCCCCGAGCCGATCGCCGTCGAGCGCAACGCACTGGTCATGGAGTTCCTCGGCCACGACGGCGAGCGGGCGAAGCGGCTCGGGGAAGTCCACGTCGAGAACCCGGAGACGGCCTACGAGGTGCTCCGGGAGTACGTCCGCCGGCTGTACGACGCCGGCCTCGTCCACGGCGACCTCTCGGAGTACAACGTCGTCGTGTACGACGGCCACCTCGTCGTCATCGACGTGGGGCAGGCGGTGACGATCCACCACCCCAACGCGGAGGACTTTCTCGAACGCGACTGCGAGAACGTGGCCGCCTTCTTTGCCCGGCAGGGCCTCGACGTGACCGGCGACGACCTGCTCTCGTACGTCCGCGAAAACGCCGACCCCCGCGAGAACTGA
- a CDS encoding DUF7470 family protein has translation MLRKLGAAGLVGLVVVLVGLALVAWESRIIAAGLALMLLGFGLTVKALVSNLLGSLGMGGMM, from the coding sequence ATGCTCAGGAAACTCGGCGCGGCCGGACTGGTCGGCCTCGTCGTCGTGCTTGTCGGACTGGCGCTGGTCGCGTGGGAGAGTCGGATCATCGCGGCCGGCCTCGCGCTGATGCTGCTCGGCTTCGGACTGACCGTGAAGGCCCTCGTCAGCAACCTGCTCGGCTCGCTCGGGATGGGCGGGATGATGTAA
- a CDS encoding tyrosine--tRNA ligase gives MDTYDLITRNAAEVVTEDEAEALAEDPDGKRAYVGYEPSGVLHIGHMLTANKLIDLQEAGFEVTVLLADVHAYLNDKGTFEEIRETAERMQAQFIAYGLDEAQTEFVYGSAYQMDEEYELDLHSLQVETSLNRAQRAMAEIQSGETAKVSHVVYPLMQALDIEYLDVDLAVGGLDQRKVHMLARENLPALGYDSPTSLHTPILADLTTGVGKMSSSTGVTISMEDTTEDIEEKVNSAYCPPTRDPDPDDDGNERENPVLEIFRYHVFPRFETVVVERPDQYGGDLEYDDYEALADDLEGGELHPADAKSALAEYLDRLIEPGRQKL, from the coding sequence ATGGACACGTACGACCTGATCACCCGGAACGCGGCCGAGGTGGTCACGGAGGACGAGGCGGAGGCGCTGGCCGAGGACCCCGACGGGAAGCGGGCGTACGTCGGCTACGAGCCCTCCGGCGTGCTCCACATCGGTCACATGCTGACCGCGAACAAGCTGATCGACCTGCAGGAGGCCGGCTTCGAGGTGACCGTGCTGCTGGCGGACGTGCACGCCTACCTGAACGACAAGGGCACGTTCGAGGAGATCCGCGAGACGGCCGAGCGGATGCAGGCGCAGTTCATCGCGTACGGGCTGGACGAGGCACAGACGGAGTTCGTCTACGGCTCCGCCTACCAGATGGACGAGGAGTACGAACTGGACCTGCACAGCCTGCAGGTCGAGACGTCGCTCAACCGCGCCCAGCGCGCGATGGCCGAGATCCAGAGCGGCGAGACGGCGAAGGTGAGCCACGTCGTCTACCCGCTGATGCAGGCGCTCGACATCGAGTACCTCGACGTGGATCTGGCGGTCGGCGGGCTGGACCAGCGCAAGGTCCACATGCTCGCCCGGGAGAACCTGCCCGCGCTGGGCTACGACTCGCCGACCAGCCTCCACACGCCGATCCTCGCGGACCTCACCACGGGCGTCGGCAAGATGTCCTCCAGCACGGGCGTCACCATCTCGATGGAGGACACGACCGAGGACATCGAGGAGAAGGTCAACTCGGCGTACTGCCCGCCGACGCGGGACCCCGACCCGGACGACGACGGCAACGAGCGCGAGAATCCGGTGCTGGAGATCTTCCGGTACCACGTGTTCCCGCGGTTCGAGACGGTCGTCGTCGAGCGCCCCGACCAGTACGGCGGCGACCTGGAGTACGACGACTACGAGGCGTTGGCCGACGACCTGGAGGGCGGCGAACTCCACCCCGCCGACGCGAAGTCGGCGCTGGCGGAGTACCTCGACCGGCTCATCGAACCCGGGCGGCAGAAGCTCTGA
- a CDS encoding XdhC family protein, whose product MSESNWSVPETEVVQRIADRLDAEGTDVLATIVDVEGNAYRRPGAKMLLDAGGTGVGSITAGCLEHELRSAADRIRESGRPELVTYDLMDDDEEDVWGLGVGCNGVIDVLLEPLDATYRPAVDAFADGRDVAVVTVLDADRDGFQRGDRAYYYPDTDRLERPDGSPAEGWPSVADPAADLAERGRSGTVTVADVELFVDGLAAPSELVVFGTGHDVGPVTELAAKNDFRVTVVGFRGGVDIAERFPAADRTVTTSPGQVGEELALDDRTHAVVMTHNFVDDRLTVETLLASDAPYVGLMGPNERFEEMLDEFGEFDESDLASLYTPIGLDLGGGSPYQIAHSIVAEVLAVANDRSPRHLREREGHIHERVDVGEE is encoded by the coding sequence ATGTCCGAGAGCAACTGGAGCGTGCCGGAGACGGAAGTGGTACAGCGGATCGCCGACCGCCTCGACGCCGAGGGCACCGACGTGCTCGCGACCATCGTCGACGTCGAGGGCAACGCCTACCGCCGGCCGGGGGCGAAGATGCTCCTCGACGCCGGCGGGACCGGCGTCGGGTCGATCACGGCCGGCTGTCTCGAACACGAACTCCGCTCGGCCGCCGACCGCATCCGCGAGTCGGGCCGGCCGGAGCTCGTCACCTACGACCTGATGGACGACGACGAGGAGGACGTCTGGGGCCTCGGCGTCGGCTGCAACGGCGTCATCGACGTGTTGCTCGAACCGCTGGACGCGACGTACCGGCCGGCAGTCGACGCGTTCGCGGACGGGCGGGACGTGGCGGTCGTGACCGTCCTCGATGCGGACCGGGACGGCTTCCAGCGGGGCGACCGGGCGTACTACTACCCCGACACGGACCGGCTCGAACGCCCGGACGGCTCGCCGGCCGAGGGGTGGCCGTCCGTCGCGGACCCGGCCGCCGACCTCGCCGAGCGGGGTCGGTCCGGCACCGTGACCGTCGCGGACGTAGAGCTGTTCGTCGACGGGCTCGCCGCGCCGTCGGAGCTGGTGGTGTTCGGCACCGGGCACGACGTCGGGCCGGTCACCGAACTGGCGGCGAAAAACGACTTCCGCGTCACCGTCGTCGGCTTCCGCGGCGGCGTCGACATCGCCGAGCGGTTCCCCGCGGCCGACCGGACGGTGACCACCTCGCCCGGCCAGGTCGGCGAGGAACTGGCGCTCGACGACCGCACCCACGCGGTCGTGATGACCCACAACTTCGTCGACGACCGGCTCACCGTCGAGACGCTGCTGGCGTCGGACGCGCCGTACGTCGGGCTCATGGGACCGAACGAGCGGTTCGAGGAGATGCTCGACGAGTTCGGCGAGTTCGACGAGAGCGACCTGGCGTCGCTGTACACGCCGATCGGGCTGGATCTGGGCGGCGGGTCGCCGTACCAGATCGCCCACAGCATCGTCGCGGAGGTCCTCGCCGTCGCGAACGACCGGTCGCCGCGACACCTGCGCGAGCGCGAGGGCCACATCCACGAGCGGGTCGACGTCGGCGAGGAGTGA
- the eif1A gene encoding translation initiation factor eIF-1A produces the protein MSDNQGRKDLRMPDDDEVFATVTEMLGANRVKVRCADGTERTARIPGKMQKRIWIREDDVVLVEPWDWQDEKADITWRYEKQDADQLREEGHIQ, from the coding sequence ATGAGCGACAATCAGGGGCGCAAAGACCTCCGTATGCCGGACGACGACGAGGTGTTCGCAACAGTGACCGAGATGCTGGGCGCGAACCGCGTCAAGGTGCGCTGCGCGGACGGCACAGAGCGAACCGCCCGGATCCCGGGCAAGATGCAGAAACGCATCTGGATCCGCGAGGACGACGTGGTCCTCGTCGAGCCGTGGGACTGGCAGGACGAGAAGGCCGACATCACCTGGCGCTACGAGAAGCAGGACGCCGACCAGCTCCGCGAGGAAGGTCACATTCAGTAG